A single genomic interval of Sceloporus undulatus isolate JIND9_A2432 ecotype Alabama chromosome 2, SceUnd_v1.1, whole genome shotgun sequence harbors:
- the NKX2-5 gene encoding LOW QUALITY PROTEIN: homeobox protein Nkx-2.5 (The sequence of the model RefSeq protein was modified relative to this genomic sequence to represent the inferred CDS: inserted 2 bases in 1 codon; deleted 1 base in 1 codon): MFPIPVSTALALPTSTPFSVKDILSLEHQQQQAEPGLAPLELSSALGSPSSSSSSSSSSSSSSSSSCMLAAFKQEGYPGEEAPVPDPAAAALALATLAKSGAFPGSFYAKHYGEMDSAKEPKADKKAAAELCALQKALEQEKRDPLASAAAAEEAERPRPRKRRKPRVLFSQAQVYELERRFKQQKYLSAPERDHLANVLKLTSTQVKIWFQNRRYKCKRQRQDQSLEMVGIPAPPPPRPPRRIAVPVLVRDGKPCLAADASPYASPYNSAALQLSPYGAYSPYPTAAAAYSNYGAPGAACNAASYSCSYPGGRPKRAPAPDARXGNFVNFGVADLNPVQSSLPQGNGGLSSLHGIRAW; the protein is encoded by the exons ATGTTCCCGATCCCCGTCAGCACGGCCCTGGCCCTCCCCACCTCCACGCCCTTCTCCGTCAAGGACATCCTCAGCCTcgagcaccagcagcagcaggcagAGCCCGGCCTGGCCCCGCTGGAGCTCTCCTCGGCCCTGggctcgccctcctcctcctcctcctcttcctcctcttcctcctcctcctcctcctcttcctgcatgCTGGCCGCCTTCAAGCAGGAGGGCTACCCGGGCGAGGAGGCCCCTGTCCCGgaccccgccgccgccgccctcgCCCTGGCCACGCTTGCCAAGAGCGGGGCTTTCCCCGGCAGCTTTTACGCCAAGCACTACGGGGAGATGGACTCCGCCAAGGAGCCCAAAGCCGACAAGAAAG CCGCCGCCGAGCTGTGCGCCCTCCAGAAAGCCCTGGAGCAGGAGAAGCGGGACCccttggcctccgccgccgccgcggaGGAGGCTGAGCGCCCGAGGCCGAGGAAGCGTCGGAAGCCGCGGGTGCTTTTCTCGCAGGCGCAGGTCTATGAGCTGGAGCGGCGCTTCAAGCAGCAGAAGTACCTCTCGGCGCCGGAGCGGGACCACTTGGCCAACGTGCTCAAGCTGACCTCCACCCAGGTCAAGATCTGGTTCCAGAACCGGCGCTACAAGTGCAAGAGGCAGCGCCAGGACCAGAGCCTGGAGATGGTGGGCATCCCGGCTCCGCCGCCCCCG CGCCCCCCTCGACGGATAGCCGTGCCGGTCCTGGTCCGCGACGGGAAGCCTTGCCTGGCGGCCGACGCCTCGCCCTACGCCTCGCCCTACAACTCCGCCGCCCTCCAACTCAGCCCCTACGGCGCCTACAGCCCTTACCCGACGGCGGCGGCTGCCTACAGCAACTACGGGGCCCCCGGGGCCGCTTGCAACGCCGCCAGCTATAGCTGCAGCTACCCGGGGGGCCGTCCAAAGCGTGCCCCCGCCCCCGACGCCCG CGGCAACTTCGTCAACTTCGGCGTGGCGGACTTGAACCCAGTGCAGAGCTCCCTCCCGCAAGGGAACGGAGGGCTCTCCTCTTTGCACGGCATCCGAGCctggtag